One Halorientalis litorea DNA segment encodes these proteins:
- a CDS encoding DUF1641 domain-containing protein — protein MASEPAPEDTDLEAAIAENPEAVAAFVRRLDAVNELLDALALGESALTDEMARDLADTTATLAESADALATDETAALAETVGQNGDELGDALDTLLTLQRAGTLDDVVKLAEVLSLLTAALDDEMVRSLAETGGALGEVADTAADEDTRDGLETVLQGVGAAEREESTRVGLVGLFKSARDPDVQHGLGYLLAVAKAIGRSKTDA, from the coding sequence ATGGCCTCCGAACCCGCACCGGAGGACACCGACCTCGAAGCGGCCATCGCGGAGAACCCCGAGGCGGTCGCCGCGTTCGTCCGCCGGTTGGACGCCGTCAACGAACTGCTGGACGCCCTCGCGCTCGGCGAGAGCGCGCTCACGGACGAGATGGCGCGTGACCTCGCGGACACGACGGCGACGCTCGCCGAATCGGCCGACGCGCTCGCGACCGACGAGACCGCCGCGTTGGCCGAAACCGTCGGGCAGAACGGTGACGAACTCGGTGACGCCCTCGACACGCTGCTCACGCTCCAGCGTGCCGGGACGCTCGACGACGTCGTCAAGCTCGCGGAGGTGCTGTCGCTGCTGACGGCTGCACTCGACGACGAGATGGTCCGCTCGCTGGCGGAGACGGGGGGCGCGCTCGGCGAAGTCGCCGACACCGCCGCCGACGAGGACACCCGCGACGGACTGGAGACGGTGCTGCAGGGCGTCGGTGCCGCCGAACGCGAGGAGTCGACACGGGTCGGACTGGTCGGCCTGTTCAAATCGGCGCGTGACCCGGACGTGCAGCACGGACTCGGCTACCTGCTCGCGGTCGCGAAGGCTATCGGTCGGTCGAAGACGGACGCCTGA
- a CDS encoding DsrE/DsrF/DrsH-like family protein encodes MSTDTPDASADDGPSRAELAARIEELETDLAEATADDGTEKMSIIATKGTLDMAYPPLILASTAAAFGYEVTVFHTFWGLDILHEERSKELKLSSVGNPSMSVPNLVGALPGMDRLTTTMMEKRIDENDTATIEELIETSLDMGVEFQACQMTIELMDYDEDDFYDGVTTGVGAATAIQDMAEADIQLLV; translated from the coding sequence ATGAGTACGGACACACCCGACGCGTCGGCCGACGACGGTCCTTCGCGCGCAGAACTCGCCGCCCGCATCGAGGAGTTGGAGACGGACCTCGCCGAGGCGACGGCCGACGACGGGACTGAGAAAATGAGCATCATCGCGACGAAGGGGACGCTCGACATGGCGTACCCGCCGCTCATCCTCGCCAGCACCGCCGCCGCTTTCGGCTACGAGGTGACGGTGTTCCACACGTTCTGGGGACTGGACATCCTCCACGAGGAACGCTCGAAGGAACTGAAGCTGAGTTCCGTCGGGAACCCCAGCATGTCGGTGCCGAACCTCGTCGGCGCGCTGCCGGGGATGGACCGCCTGACCACGACGATGATGGAAAAGCGCATCGACGAGAACGACACTGCCACCATCGAGGAACTCATCGAAACGTCGCTGGACATGGGCGTTGAGTTTCAGGCGTGTCAGATGACCATCGAGCTGATGGACTACGACGAGGACGACTTCTACGACGGCGTCACCACCGGCGTCGGCGCGGCCACCGCGATTCAGGACATGGCCGAAGCCGACATCCAACTGCTCGTCTGA